The window CCGCACGCCGATGGCCTACTCGCCGCTCCGGTTTCTGCCGACCGCGGCGACAAGTGAAGGTGGCGATGAGCACGTGGCGGGTTGATCATCCTGCCACGCGCAATAGCCGCTACTAACCTCCGCTGTTCAGCGGAACGTGAGCTGACGCCCTGACCGGCGAAACGAAGAAGAAGCCCAACGTCACCACAGTCTCGACGGTCACCCAGACCGTAACCTCTGCGCCGCAGAAGGTACAGCAGCCTTCATACAAGACGTCGACGGGCCGTGGACCATCTGTGGACCGGATAGGCATAATCGAGCCTCCGTGAGGCCATGAACAGCTGTTATTCATGGACCCGAAACGGCCTCCGGAGCCGTGTGCGCAGGTTCGAATCCTGCCGGGGGCACTCGCCTAGGAACAGCAAGAATCAAGCGCTGACCAGGGCGGATGCCGACAGAAGAGGGCGGGAGTCAGTCTCACTGACTCCCGCCCTCTCTCGTTGTCTCTCACCGTTCTCGCACTATCTGCGATACACGCGGCACACCTCCGCCACACTCGTCAGCCGTACGACATGGCATAGGGCCTTGCCAACCGCGATGAGGACGATGCGATGAACGAGGGGTGGGCGGCCCTAGCCGCCGGTGGCTTTGGATTGATCGGCGCTTTGGCTGCCGCCGGCGCTGCCATGTGGGGTGCTCGGACGGGGGCAACAAAGGCTCTCGAAGCCACCTACGCCCAGGTGACGGGCCAAGAACTTGCCGAGCATCGCCATTGGGTCCGCGAGCAACGCATGCTGGCCTTGATGGAGACAGTTGATCTACTGACGGCTATAGATGCAGCCCTGAGCTTGGCTTGGGTGAAGCTCCTCATGGGGGAGACGCCTGCTGCTGAACGGCACGAGGAGTTCGACGTAGCTCATAGGGCCCTCATGCGTTGTGTTTTTCGCCTGGGGGTCTGGGGACCGACCGAAGGCCGGGTCGTAGCCCAGGAGGTCCATCGCTTGGGCAGTCGCATCGCTGAAGCATGGATCCTGTGGGAGGCCTCTCTGGACTCCGGACATCCAACGGACGCACTTCAGGAAGACTTTCGGGTTCGCAGAGCAGCGCTCAACGCACCATGGGCCGAGTTCCTCAACTTGGCCGGACGGGCTCTCAGGGATCCTACGCAGGCCTCCTAAAAGTAAGGGACGCTGCGTCACCTGCTCACACGCGACGGAAACCGGCTCCCGCAGGCGCCGTCCAAGGGGGAGCTCCGGGCTGCCGGGCGCCTTAAGTAATCACCAGGGTGGCTGACCTGGGTTGCTGAGCTAGGGCACAATGCAGACCGTGAACGCAGGTGACGTGGCAATAGTGGGTGCGGCAGCAGCTGTATTTGGCGCACTGCTAGGGGCTGGCGGGGCTGTGATGGCTGCGACAGTCACAGCTCAGGGGCAGAAAAACTCGCAACATGCCCAATGGAGACGTCAGATTAGGCGCGAAGCCTACGCAAATCTAATGACGCTCACCGTTGACTTTTCTGTAGCGCTCTGGGCGCTCGAAACCCAGGTTAAGGACTACCAAGCGCAGAGATCTAGCCTCAGCAGCAGGCGAAGGCGTCTCCGTGCTGCCCAAATCCAGGAGAAACTGGACGCCGCGACGGCGGCGTATCACCGAGTGAACAGCGCCCATTCAGTGGTAGACCTCGAAGGACCGAACGATGTGATTTACCCGGCTGGGGCCTTGATGCGCGCAGTTAGGGAGGGGATGGAGGCTGCACGTGCGCGGGCGACACGGGAAAACGAGAACGATTTCCGCTCCCGTCGTGGCATTCCTCCGTCGGAGGACATTAGCGCCCGACGGTACCTACAGCAAGCTGATGATGCGGCGGTTCTTTTTAAGGTTGCCGCCCGGGATGTTCTGGATTCGTGAAAGGAACAACGCCTATGTCAAGGCAGGGTCCTGGCACGGAGCCATGTATTAGTGTCGCCCGCCCAAAGGGCGGTCCTTCCTGGAATCTCCCCCGGCCTCCTCCCTGCCTTTATACGACCTACGCGATGTCGCCCTCTTCCTCCAGAGCCTTTGTGATCTTTGCGTTGGCGACTTCCTCGTGGCCATCAATGCAGCCGTGATTGCACAGGTGGATCACCTCGGGGGAATTGCCGACCCGCCGGGCAACCTCGGCAATCGGTACTCCCGCGTTCAGCCATCGCGTGATGCAGGCGTGCCGCAGGTCGTACGGGCGGCCGGCCAGCGGCGAGTCGACGCGCTCGGGTGGGAGCGCGTACTCCCGCGCTTCCTCCCACACGCGCCAGTAGGTGGATGAGCCGACCACTCCCCCGCGCTCGTTGCCGAAGACACGGCCTTCCTTGGCTGTGCCGAACGCGTCCAGGTGCGCACGCAGGATCGCCACCAGGATCGGCGGGATGGGGACCGGTCGGTCGCTCTTGGCCTCCCTCGCTTGCAGCCCGCGCCGGTCGTGGCGCTCTCCTGAATCGGTCCACTGCTTCCCGGAGACGGGACGCGTCTCCCGGAGCGTCAGCGTGCCCCATCCTGCGTCCGGGAGGTGGCAGTCAGACCGCTTCAGCCGGACGCAGGCCCGCGTAGTACAGGACCGCGTAGAAGGCCACCAGGCGCCTACCGCGGCACCGGTCCCACGATCCGACGTAGGACACCGCCGCGAGCAACTGGCGGGCCTGTAGGGCGTTCACGAGGACTCGCCGGTCTACCACGTCATTGGAGCCGATGTGCTTCCGGCGGGAGCGCTGAAGCGGGTTCTCCGAGAGGTCTCCCGCGACCACTGCGTGTTCTAGGGCGGTGTTGAGGGCTCGCTGGGCGGCGCCTGTACGTGTCGCCCGCTGCCGGGGTGCCGTCTAGCTTGTACCCGAGGCGATAGAGCACGTCTTGAACACCGCAGCGTCTGCCACATCGGCCACCGGACGGTCCGTCGTCGTGAGCCAGTCATACGCGGCTTTGAGGTCGGCCGGCGGATCCTCGCCAGCATTCGCGGGCACGATCCCCCACCGGAAGGCCAACCGCAGTTGCTCATCCGAGGGAGAGGCGTCCCCGCGCTTGACCATGGCGAGCGTCACGGCTGCAAGACCGTCCGCCATGCCCTCTCGGGTCTTGGCCGCGCTCATACGCCACCGCCCGGCGACGTATTTGCGGCAGAACTCGAACCACCGCAACGGCGGTTCTTCTTCTGGGGCTTTCGCCGCTTCCGCTGCCGCGCGGACTTCGGACTCAGGCTGTCCGCTTGCGATCTCGAAAGCCTCGCCCCGGCGCATTGCCTGCCGCAGTTCCGAGCTTCGTTTTTCGGCGAGTGCCGACGTGGCGAACGTCGCGCTGCTCACCTTCCCGCCTACGACCCATCGCAGTTGGTAGGGTCGCGCTTTCCGATTGACCTTCGTGACCTTCCACAGCCGGACATCGAGGGAATACCCCGGCCGTGCTTCTCCGTGCGGCCGGAGAACAGGATCTTTGTCATCCGTGCTCACGCAGCGTCCTCCCGCTCCGCAAGCCAACGCTCATACTCCGACCGCCGGATCCGTACGTCACCGTTGGGAAGCTTGATCGCACGGGGGCCTATGTCGAGTTGGCGCCACCGGTAGAAGGTCGACGGGGCGACCTTCAGATCGGTGATGACCTCTTGGACGGTCATCTTTTCGTCCTGCGTACGGGCGCTCATTCCTTCTCCCCCTCGGCTTCGTCCGCCCCGGACAGGCCGGACAGCTCCAATTCCGACTGTCCGGGGTGTTCGTGCAGGTCAGACGCCATACCCGGACAGCCGGACAGCGCGGACACCTCTTGCGCGCCCTCTGTCCGGGTGTCGGTGTCCGGGTAGTACCGGCCGCCGGGGTCCTTGGTGAGCTGTCCGGCGTCGGCCATGCGGTTGCAGGTGCGCCGGATCGTGTCCAGATCAACGTTCGGCAGCTCGCCCGCCATGTCCTTCGGCTTGGCACCGGGGTGAGCGCGGACGTAGCGCAAAATCGTGGCGCGGGTGTCGCCGACGGTGTGGTCGGACACCGGGCCGTCCAGCAAGTGCCAGGCCCCGGAGGCGGGTTGGAAGCTGAGGGCGTACTCGGCTTCGTCCACGTCGCGGCCGGTGACGTGCAAGATGCCGTCTGCCTGGCCGCGTGCCCGCTTCAGTACGAGGGTGGCGTCGGCGGCTCCGGCGATGCCGTTGGTGCCGGAGACCTCGGTGAGGAAGTCCTCGGAGCCTGCCTTACGAACGTGGTGCACGAGGACGACAGCGACGCCGTAGTGGTCGGCGAGCCGCTTGGCGTAGCCAACGGCCACATAGTCCGCGTCGTAGGCCGAGACGCAGGCCGGAGACTGGCCGCGCATCTTGGCGAACACGTCGATGACGACCATGCGCGCGTCGGGGTTGCGCTCCAGCCACTGTGCGATGGCCTCGGTGCCGCCCTGGGGGAAGGGCGGGCATTCGGTGACCAGGGTCAGACCGGCGGGGGCGGGCTGGCCTCCGAGGAGCTTGCCCATGCGGGTCTTTAGACGGCGCGGGGTGTCTTCCAGGGCGAGGTAGAGCACCGGTCCGCCCTGCACGGGCACGGAGTCGAACGCCTTGCCTCCGGCCGCGACGGACAGGCCCAGTCCGAGGGAGAGCCAGGACTTGCCGACCTTCGGCGGTCCGGCGAGCAAGCTGACGCCCTCGGCGAGGATGCCGGGCACGGCCCATTTCGGCTCGGGGAAGTGCGCGGCCATGAGCTGATCGGCCGTCCATGCGGTCCGCGGGCGCTCCCGCTTTGGCGGCGCAGTGGGTGCCAGTTCGGGGTCGCTGGGCACGGAGTACAGGTGCAGGGGCGGGATGGGGTTGGCGCTCATGCGGCGACCGTCCTCGGGCGCCGTGCTCCGGCCCGCAAACCGGAAGCGATGGTGCGCCGTGCCTCACGCTCGCCCTGGCCGACTTGGAGCGCGGCCGTGAGGAGCCAGCCGGTGACGTCGGCTTCGCTCAGCTCGCCCCCGGAAACGAGCTGTCCCAAGGCGACCGCGGCGATGTAGAGCGCGTTGTTGTGCTCGTGCGGGCCGGAGCCGGTGACCCGCTCCACTTCCCCGTTGATCGCGGAGCGGAGGAAGGCGGTGCGCCGTCCGTGGCCGGTGAGGGCGACCGTGATGGGCGTCTGCGGGGGCAGTGGCGCCGAGCGCAGGAGGTCGGCGAGCCAGCCCGGCAGGGGTGCCACCGGCCGGTGGTGGGTGACCTCGTACGGGTGTCCGGCGACGGTGCTGCCCGCCCCGACTACGAGTCCGCCCCACGCGCGGGTGTCGACCTTCCAGCCCAGCCCGCGGGAGCTATCTCCGGCGGTGTTGCGCAGGGGCTCGCCCTCGGGGGCGAGGAAGTAGAGGTGTGTGCCGCCGCTCCAGGTGCGGACGGTGTAGGTGTCGCCGGGGTAGGGCTGGCCGTGGCGCGTGCAGAGCACGGCGAGCACGTCGGCGCCGTCGGTGACGCCGTGATGGGCCCAGGCGTCCGGCGGGGTGTCGCCGGGGTGCTTGGGCTTGTCCCGGTCGATGACGATCAGGCCGGAAGGGCCGGTGGCGATGCCGACGTTGAAGGCGCCGACGGACCATGCGCGGGGCGCCGAGGCGGCACGGGTGCTGCAGCCCGTCGGCGAAGCCGACCTTTCAATGGGCGCAGGAGCCGGAGGCGACTCCTACCTTGCTCGGCTGCACAGGTGAGCGACAGATCGACCTGGACGGATTACCCGGTGCTCTTGCGTTCACTCGACTCATCGTCGCTCAGGAACGCATTGAAGACATTGCGAAGCGCCTCCGGAGGTGTTCTCATCAACTTCGCCAGTGCAGGACCGTCCTTGCTCTTGCTGTACCCGCTGCCAAGAAAATGTTGCCAAATCCCCTTCAGTACATCGGCCCCTGGAGCAAGGGACTCCCAGGCGTCATCCCAAGCAGCGTCAATCTCTGCAGTATGGGTGAACCACGCTTCGCTGATACGCGACTTCACATCCCCGGGCCGGGGAATACGATCGACCACAGCTGAAATCAATATCTCCTCACTCGGCACTACTCGGCCGAGTTTTCTCCGCAAGGAGTTATCTACTAGTCGAACCGGATCGGAAAATTCGGTCATGACCCGCTTCATAACCACAGCATGCTTAAGCTCGTCTGCTGTTGACCGCGCAATGGCTGCAACTTCGGCGCTGCTCACGGGATCGCGCCCTTGCTTGGCGCGCTCAGTGCTCAGCAAGGTGGCGATGACCTCGTAGTCCAGCAGAAGGTTCTCAATCTCGCGGCCGGGAAGCAGGTAGGTGTTAGGTGACTTCTCCAGCTTTTCCAGGAAAGCTCCTGAGAGTTCATCACGATCACGCACGTAGAGGACCCGTCGCTGGCCGAGCTGGTCAGCAACCTCAAGCCACTTGGCAAGAAGTTCCGCGTGGCGAGCGTCGTACCCTCCCCCTCCCGGTAGAACTACAACCTTGGGACTACGCAGCACATCATGGAACCACGCCTCAAGAATTTCCCGGTCACTCGGACCTTCAAGGATCAAGATCCGCTCCGCTGACAAGACATCACTCATGCGCATGCCCAGTTCGCGCAATAGGTGGGCCCGCTCAGTCGTGACAACGACCGCCTCGGAAACGCCATGCTTCCGACTCACGGTCACAACTCTGGTTTCCGGAGAGGACCAGTCCAGCATGGCAGCGGAATGCGTGGCAGTGAGAATCAGACTGCGGTGGGACCAGTTCTGAAGTAGCCCAAGAAGGGCTCGCTGAGCGCTAGGGTGAAGGCCGATCTCTGGGTCTTCCAGCACGACCGTCGCGCGGGTCGAGGTGCGTGTAAGACCGACAACGAGCAGCATGAGCAACTGCTCCACCCCGGTACCGAGATCCTTGAGGTTGTGCTGAAACTCATTTTTCACAGCCGGATCCCTGAACGCAATTTCACACGTTCCGCCGTTAACCGGTGTCATTAGTACTCCAACATCAGGAATGATATCGGCAATCAATCCTTGGAGAGTGGACCAGAGGCGAGGTTTATTGGTGTGAAGGTGAAGCAGGACGGTGGCTAGGTTAGAGCCGTCCGAGTTCAGCACCTCAGAGACGTTGGAAAGCTGAGCTGACCGGCCACTGGCCTGCCGCAAGGGCTGGAAGTGAAAATAACCATTTCTCCAACGCCGTAGCACCCGCTGAGCAACGGAGACTCCGCCGAAATGAGACAGAGTGTCAATAGAGTCGCCACTACCTCCACTGGTTCTACTGCCTGCCGCCTCGGGATCGTAATTTCCAGCGAGAGCTGCTTCCAAGGCCGGTGTGGTGATTCGCCATCCGTCGGAACCGGATACCTCAAGCCTAGCAAGATAGCGCCATGCGTCTCGATAGTTTACTCGTACGGCAACAGGTTGCATTACATCAGGGTCAGGGATGCAAAAATCTCAATCACACCATGGCCGCTCCGCTACCCATCCCTCCGGCCTCCGGGCCACCCATGCCATGGAGACAGGCTGGCGCCGCCGAAGACTCCCGCCGGCTGCGACACACCTTCGACACAGCCAGTGCCCTCAGGCGCTGTGGATTAATTCCCCCGCAGGTCAGACGAGGTTGGGGGTTCGATCGGCGCAATCACTCCGGAGCCGGGTGCGACTGGGTCTCACAGAGGCGCGCACGTACCCACTTCGGTCAAACCTTCCGCTGGCTTTCCCAGATCGCGTGGTCTAGCTCCCACGGTGTGCACCTCAAGCGGGCCGCAGCCTCAGTGAGGATGCTGATCGCTTGGACCGTGGTCACCGTGCGCTGCAGCACTGTTTGCAACCATCGAAGAACCATGCGGTCCGGCTTGATGCGGCTGTCGTCTCCTAAGAGCATCCACAGGTAGGCGAGTCGCGCGCCGGAGCCGTGGCCGGCAACCCCGGCGAGATCACGCTCAATGGCGCTCAGCTTGTCCGGATCAGCGAGTAGCGCATTGGCATCGGCAAGGGTTGCGATGCCGTGAGATGCCAGGAGCTCGGCGTAGTGACGGGCAGCTTCCGCCTTCAGGGGGGCATCGCGGTTTGCCCGTGTGCGCTGCCTGTTCTGTATGACCTCGGAAGAGAAGGCCTCTTCACCGTAGGTCTGGATGTGCGTAACGAAGACCTGGAGCGGTTGCTCGTCGGGGACAGGGAGCTGCGCGCTACCTGACAGCGGAACTGAGATGCCGGCCCAGGCCGCGTACCGGTGACAGGTCGGGGCCGTGTGCCGCTCGTAGTGGGCATTGATGGAGAAGACGGCGTCTAGAACGCACAGGGAGGCATGGGCCCACCGAGGGCCCCGCGGTTTGAGTGCCAGATGCCCTGCGGCAACGACTACTTGTCCTATCTCGTCCATCGCTCTCCCAATTAATGAAACGGGGAGGCATTGTTGCATGCGGCGCTGGCAGGAGAGCCAGTTGAAGGTCGAACCACGAATGCATGCTGCGCACCTACCGCACGCAGTTTGTCCCTGAGTGTCCTCCGGAGCCGGGACCACGCAGGAGGTGTCCGGGCTGTCCGGCTGTCCGGTTAAACCCCTCACCTGCACAAACAGCCCGGACAACTTGGAGAACCGCTGTCCGGGCTGTCCGGTCACAGAGGGCTGCAACACCCCGCGTGTTGCAGCCCGTCAGGAACGCTGCTGTATCGCGTGTTAGCGGCGAATGCGCGGCAGGCTTCCTCGCAGCAACTTGACGACCTCAATAGCCCGTCGGGCCTTGCTGTCGTCAGAGGTGAACGCTGCGAACAGAGCGCAGATCGCGACGACAATCGTGACCAGCAAGGGAGGAACGGCGAACAGCCACAGGAAGGGCACAGGACGACAACTCCATGGTGAATGGATTGTCCCGCCGCCTACGGCTCGCCGGTCCGATTCCGGCTTCGTAGTGCTGGGAATGAATGGCTTCAGCGTCCCTGGGCTGTGTGAGGTGCGCTTGAGGCTCGGACCCGACCTCGTACCACGCGCTTCGCGGTAAGCCTACGCGATCCGCGGCCGTAAGCCCTGATCGATCCCAGCGGGGCCACATCCAGCCGAGCCCCCGGGGTGTCGCAGCCCATCGGCGAAGCCGACCGCGCTCAACGGGCGCAGGAGCCGGAGGCGACTTCCGACTTCGCACTATCTGCGATACATGAGGGCACTGCAAACCTCCCGGGATCAAGGAACCTGCTGGTCAGAGCCCATTCGCAAGCCGAACTCTGAATGTGCTCCGGAGCCGTGTGCGCAGGTTCGAATCCTGCCGGGGGCACCTCGAAGAAGGTGCCCAAAGACCCCGTCACCAGCGGAAACGCTGAGGCCGGGGTCTTCGCGTATGTGCAGGCGTGTGAGGGCCGAAGCGGCCGTATGCCGGGGTCTGTGGACGAGGCGTGGACGGGATCTTGGAGCATCGCCGCAGGTGAGGTTCATGAAAGGGCGAGGCCAGCACCGGCGCCAGGTGCCGCTGCCTTGATGCACATCCTCACGCCATCAGGGCTACCAGCGGGCTCCCTCGAGGACTGCCGACACCTAGTCCTGGTTGTTGCTGCGGGCCTGGCGTGCCGCCTCCTCGCGCTGCTTCAGAGGGCGGTGGCGCGTGGGGGCCTCGTGCCCTGCGACTCGCCACCGCCGCCCGGGGCTGTCCCGAAGGGACGGGTCAGCGCGCCAGCCACGAGCCGAACACGACGCCCTTCTCCGGCGCGCCGAGTGCCTTGGGGCCGAACGACTTGATGCCGGTGACCGTCAGGCCGCCGGCCGCGCCCCGCAGGTGCCAGGCGGCGCCGGAGTCGGCGTAGGTGCCGTCCTCCAGAGGCGCGGTCGCCGTCAGGTCGGCCTTGCCGTCCTTGTTGGTGTCCGACAGCAGGACCTGGCTGCCGAACTTGTCCTCCTTCTCGGAGACACCGGGCACGCCGGTCGTGGACTGCTGGAAGGCCTGCGCGCCCGTGCCGGTCAGACCGCTGCGGGAGCCCTTGAGCAGCACCGTGCTCCCCGCGTCCGCGACCGACTCGATGTCCTCGCCGGGGATGCCGACCGCGACGTCCGCGTAGCCGTCGCCGTTCACGTCGCCCGCGCTGATCGAGGAACCGAACTCGTCGCCCTTCTCGCCGACGCCGGGCACGCCCGCCGAGTCCTGCGTGATCTTCGCGGTGCGGGTCGTCGAAGGCCCGTTCGCGGTGCCGTACTTGATGAGGATCGTGCCTTTCTGGTACGGCATGTCCTCGAAGTTGTTGCCGATGTCGCGGACGATCAGGTCGCCGTAGCCGTCCTTGTCGACGTCCGCGATCGCCCCGCCGACGGAGGCAGCGAGCGGCTTCGGGGTGGTGTTCACGCCGTCCTTGCCGCCGGCCCAGAACTTGCTGCCGTACGCCATCTCCTCGAAGCCGTGGTTGGAGACGATGTCGTCAGCGCCGTCGCCCGTGATGTCGCCCGTGACGAAGCCGCCGGGGCCGAAGGTCTGGCTGGTGGCGACCGCCTGGGTGCTCGCGGCCTTACCCTCGCGCGTGAAGGGGCCGTAGGAGATGAGCATGCCCTGGTCGTCATTGTCGGGGTCGTCGCTGCGCGGGAAGTCCACCGTGACCAGGTCGCGCTTGCCGTCGCCGTTGAAGTCGCCGGCGGTGACGTGCCCGCCGTTCCAGGGCAGCTCGGCGCTGCCCTGGCCGGACAGGCCGGCGGCGGAGCCCCACAGGACCACGGCCTTGCCGTCGTAGCCGTTGACGACCAGGTCGGTGTACCGGTCGCCGTCGAGGTCGGCGGCGGCCGTCTCCTGACCGAAGCGTCCGCCGCTCCGCGGGTCGCCGGGCACGCCAGGGGTGGCGCGGCCGAAGGTCTTGGCGTGCGCGGTGTCGGGGCCCGACGCGGAGCCGTAGACGACCGTCACCCGGCCGGGCGTCGACTCCTCGTAGCCGCCGACCGCGGAGAACACGAGGTCGGCGTACCCGTCGTGGTTGAAGTCGACGAGCGGCGTGCGCGCCGCCG of the Streptomyces sp. 1222.5 genome contains:
- a CDS encoding bifunctional DNA primase/polymerase codes for the protein MERSASPTGCSTRAASAPRAWSVGAFNVGIATGPSGLIVIDRDKPKHPGDTPPDAWAHHGVTDGADVLAVLCTRHGQPYPGDTYTVRTWSGGTHLYFLAPEGEPLRNTAGDSSRGLGWKVDTRAWGGLVVGAGSTVAGHPYEVTHHRPVAPLPGWLADLLRSAPLPPQTPITVALTGHGRRTAFLRSAINGEVERVTGSGPHEHNNALYIAAVALGQLVSGGELSEADVTGWLLTAALQVGQGEREARRTIASGLRAGARRPRTVAA
- a CDS encoding AlpA family transcriptional regulator, whose protein sequence is MSARTQDEKMTVQEVITDLKVAPSTFYRWRQLDIGPRAIKLPNGDVRIRRSEYERWLAEREDAA
- a CDS encoding AAA family ATPase, which gives rise to MSANPIPPLHLYSVPSDPELAPTAPPKRERPRTAWTADQLMAAHFPEPKWAVPGILAEGVSLLAGPPKVGKSWLSLGLGLSVAAGGKAFDSVPVQGGPVLYLALEDTPRRLKTRMGKLLGGQPAPAGLTLVTECPPFPQGGTEAIAQWLERNPDARMVVIDVFAKMRGQSPACVSAYDADYVAVGYAKRLADHYGVAVVLVHHVRKAGSEDFLTEVSGTNGIAGAADATLVLKRARGQADGILHVTGRDVDEAEYALSFQPASGAWHLLDGPVSDHTVGDTRATILRYVRAHPGAKPKDMAGELPNVDLDTIRRTCNRMADAGQLTKDPGGRYYPDTDTRTEGAQEVSALSGCPGMASDLHEHPGQSELELSGLSGADEAEGEKE
- a CDS encoding FG-GAP and VCBS repeat-containing protein; this translates as MRGSLAAALAVTTLVTPLVLVAAGSASAAPAAARTPLVDFNHDGYADLVFSAVGGYEESTPGRVTVVYGSASGPDTAHAKTFGRATPGVPGDPRSGGRFGQETAAADLDGDRYTDLVVNGYDGKAVVLWGSAAGLSGQGSAELPWNGGHVTAGDFNGDGKRDLVTVDFPRSDDPDNDDQGMLISYGPFTREGKAASTQAVATSQTFGPGGFVTGDITGDGADDIVSNHGFEEMAYGSKFWAGGKDGVNTTPKPLAASVGGAIADVDKDGYGDLIVRDIGNNFEDMPYQKGTILIKYGTANGPSTTRTAKITQDSAGVPGVGEKGDEFGSSISAGDVNGDGYADVAVGIPGEDIESVADAGSTVLLKGSRSGLTGTGAQAFQQSTTGVPGVSEKEDKFGSQVLLSDTNKDGKADLTATAPLEDGTYADSGAAWHLRGAAGGLTVTGIKSFGPKALGAPEKGVVFGSWLAR
- a CDS encoding ATP-dependent endonuclease, translated to MLNSDGSNLATVLLHLHTNKPRLWSTLQGLIADIIPDVGVLMTPVNGGTCEIAFRDPAVKNEFQHNLKDLGTGVEQLLMLLVVGLTRTSTRATVVLEDPEIGLHPSAQRALLGLLQNWSHRSLILTATHSAAMLDWSSPETRVVTVSRKHGVSEAVVVTTERAHLLRELGMRMSDVLSAERILILEGPSDREILEAWFHDVLRSPKVVVLPGGGGYDARHAELLAKWLEVADQLGQRRVLYVRDRDELSGAFLEKLEKSPNTYLLPGREIENLLLDYEVIATLLSTERAKQGRDPVSSAEVAAIARSTADELKHAVVMKRVMTEFSDPVRLVDNSLRRKLGRVVPSEEILISAVVDRIPRPGDVKSRISEAWFTHTAEIDAAWDDAWESLAPGADVLKGIWQHFLGSGYSKSKDGPALAKLMRTPPEALRNVFNAFLSDDESSERKSTG